A region of Paucidesulfovibrio gracilis DSM 16080 DNA encodes the following proteins:
- a CDS encoding bacteriohemerythrin, whose product MAIIQWTDDMSLGVETLDEQHKDLMHLLNQAYETVLRNPEADDEQRIQAMLQDMRDYARDHFDLEEEHMLRLGYPGTQNHAFLHKEFLQRINELERAQGRRELHLDIFLFLADWLRTHILREDMDFADYAYSARERDSHINK is encoded by the coding sequence GTGGCCATCATTCAATGGACCGATGACATGAGCCTCGGGGTGGAAACCCTGGATGAACAGCATAAAGATCTGATGCACCTGTTGAACCAGGCCTACGAAACCGTGCTGAGAAATCCCGAGGCGGACGATGAACAACGGATTCAGGCCATGCTTCAGGATATGCGGGACTATGCCCGTGACCACTTCGACCTCGAAGAAGAGCACATGCTCCGCCTTGGCTATCCCGGCACGCAGAACCACGCCTTTCTCCACAAGGAATTTCTGCAACGAATCAATGAATTGGAACGCGCCCAGGGACGGCGTGAACTCCACCTGGATATATTCCTCTTTCTCGCGGATTGGCTGCGCACGCACATCCTGCGCGAAGACATGGATTTTGCCGACTATGCCTACTCCGCAAGAGAGCGCGACTCGCACATCAACAAATAA